One Brassica napus cultivar Da-Ae chromosome C4, Da-Ae, whole genome shotgun sequence genomic region harbors:
- the LOC106424253 gene encoding rho GTPase-activating protein 5, whose translation MADQANNQQAMDIGPPTNICHVAHVTYDRFDGFLGLPSEFEPDVPKKAPSASATVFGVSTESMQLSYDSRGNCVPIILSLLQRRLYDQGGLKVEGIFRITGDNSEEEFVREELNKGVVPEGIDVHCLSGLIKAWFRELPRGILDSLPSEQVMQCESEEDFVKVVRLLPQAEASLLNWAVNLMADIVEFEDVNKMTTRNLALVFAPNMSKMADPLTALMYAVQVMHLLKNLTEKTLRERKVASTQIVPCDDSEAEVGDVEEYNQQEKEHKGVDDVNKEEETMKVEDEVKPSNGLDFDKEKKQKT comes from the exons ATGGCGGATCAGGCAAACAACCAGCAAGCCATGGACATTGGTCCCCCGACCAATATATGCCACGTGGCTCACGTGACATACGATCGCTTCGATGGCTTCCTCGGTCTTCCTTCTGAATTCGAGCCTGACGTTCCCAAAAAGGCCCCCAGTGCAAG TGCAACAGTGTTTGGGGTTTCTACAGAGTCAATGCAGCTATCGTACGACTCAAGAGGGAACTGTGTTCCGATCATACTGTCGCTATTACAAAGACGACTATACGATCAAGGAGGTTTGAAAGTTGAAGGCATTTTCAGAATCACAGGAGATAACAGCGAGGAAGAGTTTGTAAGAGAAGAGTTAAACAAAGGAGTTGTACCAGAGGGCATAGATGTCCACTGTCTTTCCGGACTTATCAAG GCTTGGTTCAGAGAGTTACCGAGAGGAATACTTGATTCTCTGCCGTCTGAACAAGTGATGCAGTGTGAGTCAGAGGAGGATTTTGTCAAGGTTGTGAGACTTTTACCGCAAGCGGAAGCTTCTCTTTTGAATTGGGCAGTCAATCTGATGGCTGATATTGTAGAGTTCGAAGATGTCAACAAGATGACCACACGTAACCTTGCTTTGGTCTTTGCGCCAAACATGTCTAAG ATGGCAGATCCTCTAACAGCGTTGATGTATGCGGTCCAAGTTATGCACTTGCTGAAGAACCTCACAGAGAAAACACTCAGAGAGAGGAAAGTTGCATCTACCCAAATCGTTCCTTGTGATGACAGCGAAGCTGAAGTTGGTGATGTGGAAGAATACAATCAACAAGAAAAAGAACACAAAGGTGTTGATGATGTGAACAAGGAAGAGGAGACCATGAAGGTGGAAGATGAAGTCAAA